The following proteins are co-located in the Aquarana catesbeiana isolate 2022-GZ linkage group LG02, ASM4218655v1, whole genome shotgun sequence genome:
- the LOC141129380 gene encoding integrase/recombinase xerD homolog, which produces MLQATEVRSEGELSGSDEDVRQDIAPSGGSSAAAMGSRPSQPVGQIQGAGARRGNRGDSLSGVALGDGIGIAAGWIRKSVSGSTWAAYEKVWSEWATFTRLADAGLGEQDLRLLVVYFVSRHMEGGGSVSAIERKLAGLAFLFKLQGLTDFTKDFWVKQALKGYRKSHAKKDSRRPVSFSLLQVLSNKLGGVGKSGYEVILFKAVFSIAFFGAFRVGELVSPAKQVAGGLKMQDVEVKRDRVLLKLGRSKTDQAGKGVKVQLFRLPGSGICPVQVVEEFLLIRPVGEGPLFVHEDRTFLSRFQFIAVFRKCIGAAGLDSRQFASHSFRIGAATEAARCGLDEAAIKRIGRWESRRFQSYVRPQLSSDAI; this is translated from the exons ATGCTCCAAGCCACGGAAGTtcggtcggaaggagagctgtcgggTTCGGATGAGGACGTGCGCCAGGACATCGCGCCTTCTGGAGGATCCAGTGCAGCGGCGATGGGAAGCAGACCCAGTCAGCCTG tgggacagattcagggagctggcgcccgccgcggaaacagaggggattccttgtccggggtggctttgggagacggtattggaatcgccgcaggatggatcaggAAATCGGTGAGTGGGTCGACATGGGCGGCATATGAAAAAGTATGGTCGGAATGGGCCACGTTTACACGGCTGGCGGACGCCGGGCTGGGAGAACAGGACTTGAGGTTGTTGGTAGTGTATTTTGTGTCACGACACATGGAAGGGGGTGGTTCAGTGTCCGCAATTGAGCGGAAATTGGCGGGGTTGGCCTTTCTATTCAAGTTGCAGGGCCTGACTGATTTTACCAAGGATTTCTGGGTAAAACAGGCCTTAAAAGGTTATAGGAAGAGCCATGCGAAGAAGGATTCGAGGAGGCCGGTATCTTTTTCATTATTACAGGTATTGTCTAATAAGTTAGGTGGGGTAGGTAAGTCGGGTTATGAAGTGATTTTGTTCAAGGCGGTTTTTTCTAtcgcgttttttggagcgtttcggGTTGGCGAGTTGGTGAGTCCAGCAAAACAAGTAGCAGGGGGTTTGAAGATGCAGGATGTGGAAGTAAAACGGGATAGGGTGTTGCTGAAACTGGGCAGGTCAAAAACAGACCAAGCcggaaaaggggtaaaagtgcaacTGTTCAGGTTACCAGGGTCAGGAATTTGCCCGGTTCAAGTAGTTGAGGAATTTCTGCTAATTCGCCCGGTCGGGGAAGGGCCGTTGTTTGTGCATGAAGATAGAACTTTCTTATCTAGGTTTCAATTCATTGCAGTGTTTAGAAAATGCATTGGGGCTGCAGGATTGGATAGTAGGCaattcgcctcacactccttccgtatcggggcggctactgaagctgccaggtgtgggttggatgaggcagcaatcaagaggattgggaggtgggaatccaggaggttccagtcttatgtgcgccctcaattgtcatcagatgcgatataa